The Deltaproteobacteria bacterium region AAGCAGAAGGAATACACCCAGGTGTATATCCGCAAGCCGGGTTTCTCGCTTACGCTGGGGCGGGACGGCGACGGGGCGAACGGGGCCACGGACTTGTAAGAGGAGGTGACTTCATGACCGATTGGAAGACCTGCCCGGCGGTGGAACGCAACCCCCGCAAAATCAGCGGAGGCTGGGCCTTCACCGGAACAAGAGTACCGGTATACGCTCTCTTCGAGAACTTGGAGAGCGGTGCCACGGTCAAACAGTTCCTTGAGTGGTTTCCCGAGGTGAAGGAATGGCAGGTTGCATCTGTCCTCAACCACGAGACGGAACAGCTCAAGACAACAGCCCAGGTATGAAAATCCTGTTCGACCATGGAACCCCG contains the following coding sequences:
- a CDS encoding DUF433 domain-containing protein — its product is MTDWKTCPAVERNPRKISGGWAFTGTRVPVYALFENLESGATVKQFLEWFPEVKEWQVASVLNHETEQLKTTAQV